A region from the Cannabis sativa cultivar Pink pepper isolate KNU-18-1 chromosome 9, ASM2916894v1, whole genome shotgun sequence genome encodes:
- the LOC115722435 gene encoding protein PHR1-LIKE 3 isoform X2, producing MYSAIHSLPLDGVIGSGGGHSHSHSHGDFQGSLDGTNLPGDACLVLTTDPKPRLRWTAELHERFVDAVTQLGGPDKATPKTIMRTMGVKGLTLYHLKSHLQKYRLGKQSCKDSVDNSKDASCIAESQDTGSSSTSTSRVIAQDANDGFQVTEALRVQMEVQRRLHEQLEVQRRLQLRIEAQGKYLQSILEKACKALSDQASVSAGLEAARAELSELAIKVTSDCQEIDPNEAIKISNMSENIALENKTANTMLARLGNISMVEGLPVSSMSMESQAAVFKKRPRPFYGNGDLMPFEGNMRQEVEWMTNIG from the exons ATGTACTCTGCTATTCATTCTCTACCGTTGGATGGTGTTATTGGTAGTGGTGGTGGCCATAGCCATAGCCATAGCCATGGCGATTTCCAAGGATCTTTAGATGGAACAAACTTGCCTGGTGATGCTTGTTTGGTTCTAACAACCGATCCAAAGCCCCGGCTCCGGTGGACGGCGGAGCTCCATGAGAGATTCGTTGATGCTGTGACCCAGCTCGGTGGACCTGATA AAGCAACACCGAAGACGATTATGAGAACAATGGGAGTGAAAGGCCTTACTCTTTACCACTTAAAATCACATCTTCAG AAATATCGATTGGGAAAGCAATCATGTAAGGATTCCGTTGACAACTCCAAGGATG CTTCCTGCATTGCAGAAAGTCAGGACACCGGTTCATCTTCAACATCGACTTCGAGAGTCATAGCACAAGATGCAAACGA CGGTTTTCAGGTTACCGAGGCCTTGCGAGTACAAATGGAAGTTCAAAGAAGACTTCATGAGCAATTGGAG GTGCAACGCCGTCTTCAACTTCGAATCGAAGCACAAGGAAAATACCTTCAATCCATACTCGAGAAAGCATGTAAAGCATTGAGCGATCAAGCTTCTGTCTCTGCGGGCCTAGAGGCTGCAAGGGCAGAGCTTTCCGAACTAGCCATTAAAGTCACTAGTGACTGTCAAGAAATAGACCCGAACGAGGCAATAAAGATCTCTAACATGTCAGAAAACATTGCTCTAGAAAACAAAACCGCTAACACCATGCTGGCTCGTCTTGGCAACATCTCTATGGTGGAAGGCTTGCCCGTTTCTTCAATGAGTATGGAATCACAGGCCGCCGTGTTCAAGAAAAGACCGAGACCCTTTTACGGGAATGGAGATCTCATGCCATTTGAGGGTAACATGAGGCAAGAAGTAGAATGGATGACCAATATTGGTTGA
- the LOC115722435 gene encoding protein PHR1-LIKE 3 isoform X1, whose protein sequence is MYSAIHSLPLDGVIGSGGGHSHSHSHGDFQGSLDGTNLPGDACLVLTTDPKPRLRWTAELHERFVDAVTQLGGPDKATPKTIMRTMGVKGLTLYHLKSHLQKYRLGKQSCKDSVDNSKDVGITASCIAESQDTGSSSTSTSRVIAQDANDGFQVTEALRVQMEVQRRLHEQLEVQRRLQLRIEAQGKYLQSILEKACKALSDQASVSAGLEAARAELSELAIKVTSDCQEIDPNEAIKISNMSENIALENKTANTMLARLGNISMVEGLPVSSMSMESQAAVFKKRPRPFYGNGDLMPFEGNMRQEVEWMTNIG, encoded by the exons ATGTACTCTGCTATTCATTCTCTACCGTTGGATGGTGTTATTGGTAGTGGTGGTGGCCATAGCCATAGCCATAGCCATGGCGATTTCCAAGGATCTTTAGATGGAACAAACTTGCCTGGTGATGCTTGTTTGGTTCTAACAACCGATCCAAAGCCCCGGCTCCGGTGGACGGCGGAGCTCCATGAGAGATTCGTTGATGCTGTGACCCAGCTCGGTGGACCTGATA AAGCAACACCGAAGACGATTATGAGAACAATGGGAGTGAAAGGCCTTACTCTTTACCACTTAAAATCACATCTTCAG AAATATCGATTGGGAAAGCAATCATGTAAGGATTCCGTTGACAACTCCAAGGATG TTGGAATTACAGCTTCCTGCATTGCAGAAAGTCAGGACACCGGTTCATCTTCAACATCGACTTCGAGAGTCATAGCACAAGATGCAAACGA CGGTTTTCAGGTTACCGAGGCCTTGCGAGTACAAATGGAAGTTCAAAGAAGACTTCATGAGCAATTGGAG GTGCAACGCCGTCTTCAACTTCGAATCGAAGCACAAGGAAAATACCTTCAATCCATACTCGAGAAAGCATGTAAAGCATTGAGCGATCAAGCTTCTGTCTCTGCGGGCCTAGAGGCTGCAAGGGCAGAGCTTTCCGAACTAGCCATTAAAGTCACTAGTGACTGTCAAGAAATAGACCCGAACGAGGCAATAAAGATCTCTAACATGTCAGAAAACATTGCTCTAGAAAACAAAACCGCTAACACCATGCTGGCTCGTCTTGGCAACATCTCTATGGTGGAAGGCTTGCCCGTTTCTTCAATGAGTATGGAATCACAGGCCGCCGTGTTCAAGAAAAGACCGAGACCCTTTTACGGGAATGGAGATCTCATGCCATTTGAGGGTAACATGAGGCAAGAAGTAGAATGGATGACCAATATTGGTTGA
- the LOC115722618 gene encoding probable pectinesterase 29: MWFWEWQYMKMRLLLICIFFLLLLSLEIDGFSEEEERRSRLLFEVIEEKNKGNNIRTIRVDQNSGDLHGNFNTIQSAINSVPSYNKHWVLISIKAGIYREKIVIPSDKPMIILQGEGKSRTQVILDNHESLAQSPTFTSSAHNIIVRMMGFRNSYNDRRNNKRIPAVAALISGDKNKFYKCGFYGLQDTLWDDQGRHFYENCTIEGAVDFIFGGGQSIFQGCNILVKGRSLERGFVGFITAQGRTNSNDGSGFVFKNCNVNGSGKVFLGRPWRPYSRVLFYNSYLSKVVVPQGWNAWNSIGHENQLTFAENGCYGPGSDTSRRVGWEKKLSQSALNNMISESFIDNEGWLHSMPF, translated from the exons atgtggttttggGAATGGCAATATATGAAGATGAGGTTATTATTAATatgcatattttttttgttattattatctttGGAAATTGATGGATtttcagaagaagaagaaagaagaagtagaTTATTATTTGAAGTTATTGAAGAAAAGAATAAAGGTAATAATATCCGTACAATCAGAGTAGATCAAAATTCAGGTGATCTTCATGGCAATTTCAACACAATACAATCTGCCATTAACTCTGTTCCTTCTTATAACAAGCATTGGGTTTTAATCTCAATTAAGGCTGGAATTTACag GGAGAAGATTGTAATTCCAAGTGATAAACCAATGATAATTTTGCAAGGAGAAGGAAAGAGTAGAACACAAGTAATTTTGGATAATCATGAATCACTTGCTCAAAGCCCTACTTTCACTTCTTCTGCTCATAATATTATTGTCAGAATGATGGGTTTTAGA aattcatacaatGATAGAAGGAATAATAAGAGAATTCCAGCAGTGGCAGCATTGATTTCAGGAGACAAGAATAAGTTTTATAAATGTGGATTTTATGGATTACAAGACACTTTGTGGGATGATCAAGGTAGacatttttatgaaaattgCACCATTGAAGGTGCTGTCGATTTTATCTTTGGGGGCGGCCAATCGATTTTCCAG GGATGTAACATATTAGTAAAAGGAAGATCACTTGAGAGAGGTTTTGTGGGATTTATTACAGCACAAGGGAGAACAAATAGTAATGATGGGAGTGGATTTGTGTTCAAAAATTGCAATGTTAATGGAAGTGGTAAAGTGTTCTTAGGGAGACCATGGAGACCCTATTCAAGAGTACTCTTTTACAACTCATATTTATCAAAGGTTGTTGTCCCTCAAGGTTGGAATGCTTGGAATTCTATTGGCCATGA AAACCAATTGACTTTTGCGGAGAACGGTTGTTATGGGCCGGGTTCAGATACTTCTCGACGAGTGGGCTGGGAGAAAAAATTAAGTCAATCGGCTCTCAACAATATGATTAGTGAAAGCTTCATTGATAATGAAGGTTGGCTTCACTCTATGCCATTCTAA